From a region of the Candidatus Cloacimonas sp. genome:
- a CDS encoding C25 family cysteine peptidase, whose translation MSEKFAFKLIILMVLLAATPFCFANANQKVIFSDSGNKALLLNNSETGFEMQFRNQEYYLEEVATPSGKFTCIRMEGFGYSQRIGEPQLPVYSSLIAVPIGAKVEFSFGRNNEITLQSAETNITNRIYPAQPSVSKSQDPALIPFEFQTDIYSKNEFYSGELFSVEEIGFLRGVRLFRIDYAPMRYNPVSGELKINTELNVQVKFVNADFSATQDLLARTAAYEFDSLYSKILLNWYKNERLNVNRYPTKMVILCPPNYTDEMQTFVNWKTIQGYKVIVTTVGTGGTVANTTTAIKNYMQTLWNNATASDPAPTYLLIVGDTSTSGDNIIANTGSTDSSHITDLNYVRLNGTDYLPELYYGRFSVANATELTNVINKTITFEKTNMPDLTYLGKTVLIAGADATYGPTHGNGAINYGTTQYFNTAHNITSNTYLYPASASSDAQVIANASEGRGYINYTAHGSETSWADPAFNISDINGLANTNKYSVVVGNCCLTNAFDTSVCFGEAFLRATNKGAVTYIGGTNSTYWDEDYWWAVGSKGTANGSAPAYNASTLGAYDAMFHTHSEAFTNWATTVGEAVMMGNSAVVQASSSLINYYWEIYSIMGDPSLMPYFGVPTTNTATFPASILIGTTSINVTATPYSRVALSKDGVLYGSDLVPASGTLTLTINPITTAGTATLVITAQNKITRIENITVTAGDTPYIKGIPTKKRCG comes from the coding sequence AATCAGGAATATTATCTGGAAGAGGTTGCTACTCCTTCCGGCAAATTTACCTGCATTAGGATGGAAGGTTTTGGATATTCTCAAAGGATTGGTGAACCTCAGTTACCGGTTTACAGTTCTTTAATTGCTGTTCCTATAGGGGCAAAAGTAGAATTTTCCTTTGGTCGCAACAATGAAATAACTTTGCAGAGTGCTGAAACAAATATTACCAATCGTATTTATCCTGCTCAGCCCTCTGTTTCCAAATCGCAAGACCCGGCTTTAATTCCCTTTGAATTTCAAACGGATATTTACAGTAAAAACGAATTTTATAGCGGAGAACTTTTCTCCGTGGAAGAAATTGGTTTTCTGCGCGGGGTTAGATTATTCCGCATTGATTATGCCCCAATGCGTTACAATCCTGTAAGCGGAGAACTGAAAATAAACACGGAATTGAATGTGCAGGTTAAATTCGTAAATGCCGATTTTTCTGCTACTCAGGATTTATTAGCCCGCACTGCTGCTTATGAATTTGATTCTTTATACAGCAAGATTTTGCTGAACTGGTATAAAAATGAACGCCTGAATGTAAATCGCTATCCCACAAAAATGGTGATTCTTTGCCCTCCCAATTACACTGATGAAATGCAGACCTTTGTTAACTGGAAAACTATACAGGGCTATAAAGTGATTGTTACTACCGTGGGAACAGGTGGAACCGTAGCTAATACTACAACTGCTATTAAAAATTATATGCAGACATTGTGGAATAATGCTACAGCAAGCGATCCTGCACCTACCTATTTATTAATTGTGGGTGATACTTCAACCAGCGGAGATAATATTATTGCCAATACTGGCAGCACAGATAGTAGTCATATTACAGACCTGAATTATGTGCGTTTAAACGGAACTGATTATCTGCCGGAGCTCTATTATGGTCGTTTTTCCGTTGCCAATGCTACAGAACTAACTAATGTAATTAATAAAACCATAACCTTTGAAAAGACCAATATGCCGGACTTAACCTATTTAGGTAAAACTGTTTTAATTGCCGGTGCTGATGCAACTTACGGACCAACGCACGGGAATGGAGCTATAAATTATGGCACCACTCAATATTTTAATACCGCTCATAATATTACTTCCAATACCTATCTTTATCCTGCCTCAGCTTCCAGTGATGCTCAGGTTATAGCAAATGCCTCGGAAGGAAGGGGTTATATAAATTATACAGCTCATGGAAGTGAAACCTCGTGGGCAGATCCTGCATTTAATATAAGCGATATAAACGGTCTTGCCAACACTAATAAATATTCCGTAGTAGTAGGTAACTGCTGTTTAACCAATGCTTTTGATACAAGCGTTTGTTTTGGAGAGGCATTTCTTAGAGCAACTAACAAAGGTGCAGTTACTTATATTGGCGGAACAAATTCTACTTATTGGGATGAGGACTACTGGTGGGCAGTTGGCTCTAAAGGCACTGCTAATGGCTCAGCTCCTGCCTATAATGCTTCCACTTTGGGTGCTTACGATGCTATGTTTCATACTCATAGTGAGGCATTTACTAATTGGGCTACAACAGTTGGCGAAGCAGTGATGATGGGTAATAGTGCTGTAGTTCAGGCAAGTAGTTCTCTCATCAATTATTATTGGGAAATTTATTCCATAATGGGTGATCCTTCTTTAATGCCTTATTTTGGCGTGCCCACAACCAATACAGCTACTTTTCCTGCTTCAATTTTAATTGGTACTACCTCTATAAATGTAACTGCCACACCCTATTCCAGAGTTGCTCTTTCCAAAGATGGAGTTCTGTATGGCTCAGATTTAGTTCCTGCCAGTGGAACTTTAACTTTAACTATAAATCCTATTACAACTGCAGGAACAGCTACATTGGTGATAACTGCTCAAAACAAGATTACCAGAATAGAAAATATTACTGTAACTGCCGGTGACACACCCTATATCAAAGGCATTCCCACAAAAAAACGATGTGGATAA